The window AGGAGATAAAATCATGAGATTCAAAGATGGATTGATTGCAATTGGAGGTAATGCACCCGGTCATCGCATTGCTTTTTTAGCGATTCTTGATGACGACAAGAAAATAACTTGTGAGATTACGAATGAAGCTTTAATAAAAATTTTCAAATCTGAAGGAAGTGATGAGTCTAATAAAGAAGCTTTCGAAGGTAACAAAGAAATTATTTATTCAAAAGCTGAAGAGAAAATCTTAAACGGTATGTATGAGCTATTTTTTGAGGGCAAATCAATTCTAATAACATCTTATGACTTTGAAAATTAATTGATACGAGGTTTTAATTGAAAGATTTCCTTTTATTCTTTAGCTTTATTTCAAATATTATTTTAGCAATAGCTCTATTCTTTAAAGGTGCCATTAATCAAGTTATTGCTGAATGGATAAAGTCTATTATTTCAGATAGAAGAAAGAAAAAAGAAAATCTCCGTAAAGTTCATA is drawn from Candidatus Delongbacteria bacterium and contains these coding sequences:
- a CDS encoding DUF1488 family protein: MRFKDGLIAIGGNAPGHRIAFLAILDDDKKITCEITNEALIKIFKSEGSDESNKEAFEGNKEIIYSKAEEKILNGMYELFFEGKSILITSYDFEN